The following proteins are encoded in a genomic region of Cataglyphis hispanica isolate Lineage 1 chromosome 1, ULB_Chis1_1.0, whole genome shotgun sequence:
- the LOC126853574 gene encoding NAD kinase 2, mitochondrial-like, with amino-acid sequence MRSRIRTTMTGEGLYQRPFHIHEKSRTRGERRIDALMRSTQRKIADALQPRRRILPWLALNEVFMAEFYASRPIALTVQIDDSEINSTHSSGICVCTGSGSRSWFKTMNMQSSETIQMLAAMATGKQLDKTKSEKMLFKYHNNLHFPPEDLKMAYMIYEWFHGARCSAKSFRERQMCSKVKIKSGGFDAGLVLDGCVSLPFNDGSTATFEIQPEFALKNIILMT; translated from the exons ATGAGAAGTCGCATACGTACAACTATGACAGGAGAAGGACTTTATCAGCGACCTTTTCATATACACGAGAAGAGCCGTACACGAGGCGAAAGAAGAATCGA CGCACTTATGAGATCCACTCAGAGGAAAATAGCGGATGCCCTGCAGCCCCGTCGGAGAATTCTGCCTTGGCTAGCATTAAACGAG GTATTCATGGCCGAGTTTTATGCATCGAGACCGATCGCTCTGACAGTCCAGATCGATGACAGCGAGATCAACTCGACCCACTCATCGGGTATCTGCGTTTGCACGGGTTCAGGCTCTCGTTCCTGGTTCAAAACGATGAATATGCAATCCTCTGAAACCATTCAAATGCTTGCCGCTATGGCAACTGGCAAGCAACTGGATAAGACAAAGtctgaaaaaatgttattcaaGTATCACAACAACCTTCACTTTCCCCCAG aagatttaaaaatggcatatatgatatatgagtGGTTCCACGGTGCGCGCTGCTCAGCAAAGTCCTTCCGAGAAAGGCAAATGTGTAGCAAGGTCAAGATTAAATCGGGAGGTTTCGACGCCGGTCTCGTTCTTGATGGATGTGTGTCTTTACCCTTCAACGACGGCAGCACTGCAACTTTCGAAATTCAACCTGAAtttgcattgaaaaatattatttt AATGACATAA